A genomic region of Candidatus Pseudomonas phytovorans contains the following coding sequences:
- a CDS encoding ABC transporter substrate-binding protein — MRTPHATVALMLFPLMAATAQADQWADIQGRQTLGCGVYSDVPPFSSPNPQTRQLEGMDVDLCTALAQQLGVKLELKPLSGEARIAEVKMGRVDVVVANLAYTKTRAQQIQFSDPYYVAKEVLVVKKPLADKPRAFFEGKRISATKGSTSEQSIRLAKATPVTFQDTGSAYLAVQQNKVLGVVTNTMSATKLVSQAKAGGVDLGITAEPMALEPIGVGMKLDQPALLDKVNQALYAMDQAGEIDRIWDKWIGPQTEYKLVREERVQKLAEMKFEALE; from the coding sequence ATGCGTACTCCGCACGCCACCGTGGCACTGATGCTGTTCCCCCTGATGGCCGCCACGGCCCAGGCCGACCAATGGGCCGACATCCAGGGCCGGCAGACCCTGGGTTGCGGCGTCTACTCCGACGTGCCGCCGTTCTCCTCTCCCAACCCGCAGACGCGCCAGCTCGAGGGCATGGACGTCGACCTGTGCACCGCGCTGGCGCAGCAGTTGGGGGTAAAGCTTGAGCTCAAACCGTTGTCCGGCGAAGCGCGCATCGCTGAGGTGAAGATGGGCCGGGTCGACGTGGTGGTGGCCAACCTGGCCTACACCAAGACCCGTGCCCAGCAGATCCAGTTCTCCGACCCCTACTACGTGGCCAAGGAAGTGCTGGTGGTGAAAAAGCCGCTGGCCGACAAGCCGCGCGCGTTCTTCGAAGGCAAGCGCATCAGCGCCACCAAGGGCTCGACCTCCGAGCAGTCGATCCGACTGGCCAAGGCCACCCCGGTGACCTTCCAGGACACCGGTTCCGCCTACCTGGCGGTGCAGCAGAACAAGGTGCTGGGTGTGGTGACCAATACCATGTCTGCCACCAAGCTGGTCAGCCAGGCCAAGGCCGGCGGCGTCGACCTGGGCATTACCGCCGAGCCGATGGCGCTGGAGCCGATCGGCGTGGGCATGAAGCTGGACCAGCCGGCATTGCTCGACAAGGTCAACCAGGCGCTGTACGCAATGGACCAGGCTGGGGAAATCGACCGGATCTGGGACAAGTGGATCGGGCCGCAGACCGAGTACAAGCTGGTGCGCGAAGAGCGGGTGCAGAAGCTGGCCGAGATGAAGTTCGAAGCCCTCGAATAA
- a CDS encoding allophanate hydrolase subunit 1, with amino-acid sequence MNQPLQAPGPFTVHLAEPVARVSLIGARAYLLEAPGDLTLEAQRRIWALSQTLLALPEVESTVPGMTNLLVLYRQTPPEPAPVIEALQQLWGTADPLHRAGRTHEIAVHYGGEHAIDLPALCDYAGLSDQEVVRRHHQARYSVFAVASAPGFGYLGGLDPALYMPRKQVPSLHMLKGMVTIGGMQSGIAVLDGPNGWNSIGFADTVMFDASASQPALLAPGDTVCFLPERIEL; translated from the coding sequence ATGAACCAACCCTTGCAAGCACCGGGGCCTTTCACCGTTCACCTTGCCGAGCCGGTGGCCCGTGTCTCGCTGATCGGCGCCCGCGCCTATCTGCTTGAAGCCCCGGGCGATCTCACCCTTGAGGCCCAGCGGCGGATCTGGGCGCTGTCGCAGACCCTGCTTGCGCTACCCGAGGTGGAAAGCACCGTGCCGGGCATGACCAACCTGCTGGTGTTGTACCGCCAGACTCCGCCAGAACCCGCGCCGGTCATCGAGGCATTGCAACAGTTGTGGGGTACGGCCGACCCGCTGCATCGGGCTGGGCGCACCCACGAGATCGCCGTGCACTACGGCGGCGAGCACGCCATCGACCTGCCAGCGCTGTGTGACTACGCCGGGCTCAGCGACCAGGAAGTGGTGCGCCGTCATCACCAGGCGCGCTACAGCGTGTTTGCCGTGGCCAGTGCGCCTGGCTTCGGCTACCTGGGTGGCCTCGACCCCGCCTTGTACATGCCGCGCAAGCAGGTGCCGTCGCTGCACATGCTCAAGGGCATGGTCACCATTGGCGGCATGCAGTCGGGCATCGCCGTGCTCGACGGGCCGAACGGCTGGAACTCGATCGGCTTTGCCGACACCGTGATGTTCGATGCCAGCGCCTCGCAACCTGCCTTGCTTGCCCCTGGCGATACTGTCTGTTTCCTGCCTGAGAGGATCGAATTGTGA
- a CDS encoding pyridoxal phosphate-dependent aminotransferase, translated as MPSIAERLNNVSVSASVAMTQKARELTAQGIQVISLSTGEPDFPTPSHAIEAAHAAALAGDTKYPAIEGTPALKLAIQRKFKRDNNLDYEPSQILVAGGGKQVIFNAMLATLNPGDEVLIPTPAWISYADIVKFAGGVPVPVPCSQANNFKLNAQDLDAAITPKTKWLLLNYPSNPTGSACSRQEMAAIAEVMLHHPHVWIMTDDMYEHLIYDGFEFCTIAEVEPRLYDRVLTVNGVSKAYAMTGWRMGYCGGPKDLIKAVSNVNTQNSGGVCTLTQAAATAVLDGPQQLLGERAAIYQERRDFVLGRLADIQGLTCHKPEGAFYLFPNVAAFIGRTTAKGRKINNDTDFCMALMEEHHVATVQGAAYGLSPFVRLSYATSLATLEQGCDRIAEFCATMR; from the coding sequence ATGCCCAGTATCGCCGAACGCCTGAACAATGTGTCCGTCTCTGCCTCCGTCGCCATGACCCAGAAAGCCCGCGAGCTCACCGCACAGGGCATTCAGGTGATCAGCCTGTCTACAGGCGAACCGGACTTCCCGACCCCCTCCCATGCCATCGAAGCAGCCCATGCCGCCGCGCTGGCCGGTGATACCAAGTACCCGGCCATCGAAGGTACACCCGCCCTGAAACTGGCCATCCAGCGCAAGTTCAAGCGCGACAACAACCTCGACTACGAGCCCTCGCAGATTCTCGTGGCCGGCGGTGGCAAGCAAGTGATCTTCAACGCCATGCTCGCCACCCTCAACCCCGGGGACGAAGTGCTCATCCCCACCCCGGCCTGGATCAGCTATGCCGACATCGTCAAGTTCGCCGGTGGCGTGCCGGTCCCCGTGCCCTGCAGCCAAGCCAACAATTTCAAACTCAATGCCCAGGACCTCGACGCCGCGATCACCCCAAAGACCAAATGGCTGCTGCTGAACTACCCCAGCAACCCCACAGGTTCCGCCTGCTCGCGCCAGGAAATGGCCGCCATCGCCGAAGTGATGCTGCACCATCCGCACGTGTGGATCATGACCGATGACATGTACGAGCACCTGATCTACGACGGGTTCGAATTCTGCACCATCGCCGAAGTAGAGCCGCGCCTGTATGACCGTGTGCTGACCGTCAACGGCGTCTCCAAGGCGTACGCCATGACGGGCTGGCGCATGGGTTACTGCGGCGGCCCCAAGGACCTGATCAAGGCCGTGAGCAACGTCAACACGCAGAACAGCGGTGGCGTCTGCACGCTGACCCAGGCCGCTGCAACGGCGGTGCTCGATGGCCCCCAGCAATTGCTCGGCGAGCGCGCGGCGATTTACCAGGAGCGGCGCGACTTCGTGCTCGGCCGCCTGGCCGATATCCAGGGGCTGACCTGCCACAAGCCGGAAGGTGCGTTCTACCTGTTCCCGAATGTGGCCGCCTTTATCGGCCGCACCACAGCCAAGGGCCGCAAGATCAACAACGACACTGATTTCTGCATGGCGCTGATGGAAGAGCATCACGTCGCGACCGTACAGGGTGCTGCCTATGGCCTGAGCCCGTTCGTGCGCCTTTCCTATGCCACCAGCCTTGCGACGCTGGAGCAAGGATGTGATCGCATCGCTGAATTCTGCGCGACGATGCGCTGA
- a CDS encoding amino acid ABC transporter ATP-binding protein: MIMFANVDKWYGEYRALTTINAEIRQGEVVVVCGPSGSGKSTLIRTVNRLEAIQGGQILFEGHDIHGTDANLNRLRSRIGFVFQSFNLFPHMSVLDNIILSPTKLRGLRQGAAKKQAMELLDRVGMAHKAGAYPGQLSGGQQQRVAIARALAMEPPVMLFDEPTSALDPEMVGEVLQVMRSLARDGMTMMCVTHEMNFAREVADTIWFMDAGEILERATPEQFFSAPQHPRAQRFISDLRAH, from the coding sequence ATGATCATGTTTGCCAATGTCGACAAGTGGTATGGCGAGTATCGCGCCTTGACCACCATCAACGCAGAAATTCGCCAGGGTGAAGTGGTGGTCGTATGCGGGCCCTCGGGCTCAGGTAAATCCACCCTGATCCGCACGGTCAACCGCCTCGAAGCAATCCAGGGCGGCCAGATCCTGTTCGAGGGCCACGACATCCACGGCACCGACGCCAACCTCAACCGCCTGCGCTCGCGCATCGGTTTCGTGTTCCAGAGTTTCAACCTGTTCCCGCACATGTCGGTGCTGGACAACATCATCCTGTCGCCCACCAAGCTGCGTGGCCTGCGCCAGGGCGCAGCAAAGAAGCAAGCCATGGAGTTGCTCGACCGGGTTGGCATGGCCCACAAAGCCGGCGCCTACCCAGGCCAGCTTTCCGGCGGCCAGCAGCAACGCGTGGCAATTGCCCGGGCGTTGGCGATGGAGCCGCCTGTGATGCTGTTCGATGAACCGACCAGCGCCCTGGACCCGGAAATGGTCGGCGAGGTGCTGCAGGTGATGCGCAGCCTGGCGCGCGACGGCATGACCATGATGTGCGTGACCCACGAGATGAACTTCGCCCGTGAAGTGGCCGACACGATCTGGTTCATGGATGCCGGCGAAATTCTAGAACGTGCCACCCCCGAGCAGTTTTTCAGCGCGCCGCAGCACCCGCGTGCGCAGCGGTTCATCAGCGACCTACGGGCCCATTGA
- a CDS encoding amino acid ABC transporter permease gives MIDVFLILRDNWELFLLGQYPHGPLGGLVNTLILSALALLIAFPLSLLVVMARISPFAWVRWPATVWVYVLRGVPLIMVIFWTYFLVPLLIGRNISGFTTMLCTLVIYQSAYLSEIVRAGIQGLPAGQAEAARALGLGYFRTFGWVILPQALFNALPSLISQFISIIKETTLGYMINVQEMTFAANQVNNQLLTQPFQVYAILAITYYLLCYGLTRVATTVEQRIERKRQGDRASTPGAPKGAALTTSEPSR, from the coding sequence ATGATCGATGTATTCCTGATTCTGCGCGACAACTGGGAGCTGTTCCTGCTCGGGCAGTACCCACACGGCCCTCTGGGCGGACTGGTCAACACCTTGATCCTGTCGGCGCTGGCGCTGCTGATTGCCTTCCCACTGTCACTGCTGGTGGTCATGGCGCGCATCTCACCGTTCGCCTGGGTACGCTGGCCGGCCACCGTTTGGGTTTATGTCTTGCGGGGTGTGCCGCTGATCATGGTGATCTTCTGGACCTACTTCCTGGTGCCGCTGCTCATCGGCCGCAATATCAGTGGGTTCACCACCATGCTCTGCACCCTGGTGATCTACCAGAGCGCCTACCTGTCGGAGATCGTGCGTGCAGGTATCCAAGGCTTGCCCGCTGGCCAGGCCGAAGCCGCCCGCGCCCTTGGGTTGGGCTACTTCCGCACCTTTGGTTGGGTAATCCTGCCCCAGGCGCTGTTCAATGCCCTGCCGAGCCTGATCAGTCAGTTCATCTCCATCATCAAGGAAACCACCCTGGGCTACATGATCAACGTTCAGGAAATGACCTTTGCAGCCAACCAGGTCAACAACCAGTTGCTGACTCAGCCGTTCCAGGTCTACGCAATCCTTGCGATCACTTACTACCTGCTGTGCTACGGCCTCACCCGCGTGGCTACCACCGTGGAGCAGCGTATCGAGCGCAAGCGCCAGGGTGATCGCGCCAGTACGCCTGGCGCACCCAAAGGCGCAGCCCTTACTACTTCCGAACCTTCGAGATGA
- a CDS encoding MFS transporter: MIAEPAALSFRQALLAMLGISLVLMLSALDQTVIGNALPSIVAQLHGFELYAWVATGYLLSSIVTIPVFGRLGDYYGRKPFVLMATVIFMLASLICALAQSMPWLVAGRVLQGFGGGMLIGTAFACVPELFPDTRQRLRWQLLLSAMFSVVNAIGPGLGGYLTGQFGWRSVFWLNLPLGLLALFFAWRYLPWYRPQVHAPARLDWLGAALIVLALGGLQLFVEGLGRSATGVSLALGLLSLLALLALVYQERRCSAPLLPGALFTQRSMRLLFSLALLAGGVMFTLLFYLPLLLQGGYGFSPEQAGMLITPLALSITLGAMVNSRLMTRLANPNWLPLAGFTSLCCACAGLAAVGLGSHMHVLAALILLAGLGLGFVLLNLSVFTQTLAERQHLGIATALQQSLRLVGGLIGTASMGSLVNLLYAERMRLALDTIGESAAFERLRDPQVLMSGAASLPAEWLLLARTALAQAIGAGLLLCALAALLAIWLTWRLPRVDLHARR, from the coding sequence ATGATCGCCGAACCCGCTGCATTGAGCTTCCGCCAGGCCCTGTTGGCCATGCTGGGTATTTCGCTGGTATTGATGTTGTCGGCGCTGGACCAGACGGTGATTGGCAACGCACTTCCAAGCATTGTCGCGCAGTTGCACGGCTTCGAACTGTACGCCTGGGTGGCCACCGGCTACCTGCTTTCGTCCATCGTCACCATCCCGGTTTTCGGGCGGCTGGGCGACTATTACGGGCGCAAGCCCTTCGTGCTGATGGCCACGGTGATCTTCATGCTCGCATCGCTGATCTGCGCGCTGGCCCAGAGCATGCCTTGGCTGGTCGCCGGGCGGGTGTTGCAAGGCTTTGGCGGCGGCATGCTGATCGGCACCGCGTTCGCCTGTGTACCGGAGCTGTTTCCCGACACCCGGCAACGCCTGCGCTGGCAGTTGCTGCTGAGCGCGATGTTCAGCGTGGTCAATGCCATCGGCCCAGGCCTGGGCGGCTACCTGACTGGCCAGTTTGGCTGGCGCTCTGTGTTCTGGCTCAACCTGCCGTTGGGGCTGCTGGCGCTGTTCTTCGCGTGGCGCTACCTGCCGTGGTACCGGCCGCAAGTGCATGCGCCCGCGCGCCTGGACTGGCTCGGCGCGGCGCTGATCGTGCTGGCCCTGGGCGGCCTGCAACTGTTCGTCGAGGGCCTGGGACGCAGCGCCACGGGCGTGAGCCTGGCGCTTGGCCTGTTGTCACTGCTGGCATTGCTGGCGTTGGTCTACCAGGAGCGCCGCTGCAGCGCACCGTTGCTGCCGGGGGCGCTGTTCACCCAGCGCAGCATGCGCCTGTTGTTCAGCCTGGCGCTGCTGGCCGGCGGGGTGATGTTCACCCTGCTGTTCTACCTGCCACTGCTGCTGCAGGGCGGCTACGGCTTTTCGCCGGAACAGGCCGGCATGTTGATCACGCCACTGGCGCTGAGCATCACCCTGGGGGCGATGGTCAACAGCCGGCTGATGACTCGCCTGGCCAACCCCAACTGGCTGCCGTTGGCCGGCTTCACCAGCTTGTGCTGCGCCTGCGCCGGATTGGCCGCAGTGGGGTTGGGCAGCCACATGCATGTGCTGGCGGCACTTATCTTACTGGCGGGGCTGGGACTGGGCTTCGTCTTGCTGAACCTGAGTGTATTCACCCAGACCCTCGCCGAACGCCAACATCTGGGCATCGCGACCGCCTTGCAGCAGTCGTTGCGATTGGTGGGCGGATTGATTGGCACTGCGTCGATGGGTTCGCTGGTCAACCTGCTTTACGCCGAGCGGATGCGTCTTGCACTGGACACCATTGGCGAGTCCGCCGCCTTCGAGCGCCTGCGCGACCCGCAAGTGTTGATGAGTGGTGCCGCTTCATTGCCGGCCGAATGGCTCTTGCTGGCTCGCACTGCCCTGGCCCAAGCCATCGGCGCGGGGCTGCTGCTGTGTGCGCTGGCCGCGCTGTTGGCGATCTGGCTGACCTGGCGCCTGCCGCGGGTCGACCTGCATGCCCGCCGCTGA
- a CDS encoding biotin-dependent carboxyltransferase family protein, whose amino-acid sequence MIEVIATGPQNTIQDLGRDGHRHIGVATAGAMDSLALRTGNLMLANAPGSAAVEVQTFPLKVRFSADGVIALTGADGRATLDGRSLLPWWALPVKAGQVLEIRHPRQGARVYLCVAGGIDVPQLMGSRSTALRGGFGGLEGRALLVGDELAVGQANALSIGAEGFGVRPPSCAMAQGLPVQADGALALRAIPAGEAHWFGNDLPRFWAQSWKISAQSNRTGYRLAGEPIQAEQSREMRSYGLVPGVVQVPPGGEPIVQLSDANTAGGYPKVAGVIEADLWRLGQAAIGSRIRFVEASPREAIAAETAIDCYLAGVRRVIEMRG is encoded by the coding sequence GTGATTGAAGTCATCGCCACCGGCCCGCAGAACACCATTCAGGACCTGGGCCGCGACGGCCATCGGCACATTGGCGTGGCCACCGCCGGGGCCATGGACAGCCTGGCTTTGCGGACCGGCAACTTGATGCTGGCCAACGCCCCTGGCAGCGCCGCCGTGGAAGTGCAGACCTTCCCGTTGAAGGTGCGCTTCAGCGCTGACGGGGTGATTGCCCTGACCGGCGCCGATGGGCGTGCCACCCTCGATGGCAGATCGTTGCTGCCGTGGTGGGCATTGCCGGTCAAGGCCGGCCAGGTGCTGGAAATACGCCACCCGCGCCAAGGCGCCAGAGTGTATCTATGCGTGGCCGGTGGCATCGACGTGCCGCAGCTGATGGGTTCGCGCAGCACGGCATTGCGCGGCGGTTTCGGTGGCCTCGAAGGGCGGGCGTTGCTGGTAGGGGATGAACTGGCGGTCGGGCAAGCCAACGCCTTGTCGATTGGCGCCGAAGGCTTCGGTGTTCGCCCACCGTCCTGCGCCATGGCCCAGGGCTTGCCGGTGCAAGCGGACGGTGCCCTTGCGCTACGCGCGATCCCGGCGGGCGAGGCGCACTGGTTCGGCAATGACCTACCGCGGTTCTGGGCGCAGTCCTGGAAGATCTCGGCGCAGAGCAACCGTACCGGCTACCGCCTGGCAGGCGAACCGATCCAGGCCGAGCAAAGCCGCGAGATGCGCTCTTATGGCCTGGTGCCGGGGGTGGTGCAGGTGCCGCCGGGTGGCGAGCCGATCGTGCAGCTGAGCGATGCCAATACCGCCGGTGGTTACCCCAAGGTTGCCGGGGTGATCGAGGCCGATTTGTGGCGCCTGGGGCAGGCGGCGATTGGTAGCCGCATACGCTTCGTTGAAGCGTCGCCGCGTGAGGCGATTGCCGCCGAAACAGCGATCGACTGCTACCTGGCGGGGGTTAGGCGCGTGATCGAGATGCGCGGTTGA
- the nac gene encoding nitrogen assimilation transcriptional regulator NAC, protein MNLRRLKYFVKIVDIGSLTQAADVLHIAQPALSQQLVTLEAEMQQQLLIRTKRGVTPTEAGKVLYAHAQLILRQCEQALSDVTSSSQALTGNVSVGLAPGTAAASLGVPLLKRVRELHPGITLYLNENYGVTLSELIMSGRMDMAVLYGGREIHGLNFVPLLRETLYLVSADDELANHPQLPLARVAQMNLLLPRQYNVVRQLVDEAFARQALHPRVIAEVESASTLRNAVAERFAATILPESAAKAVGTEHGVHMCRIVEPVIEAPLTLCLSAHLPLSVPAQAVKAILLELVAQMRGTLSSAA, encoded by the coding sequence ATGAACCTGCGCCGCCTCAAGTACTTCGTGAAGATCGTCGATATTGGCAGCCTGACCCAGGCCGCCGATGTACTGCACATCGCCCAGCCGGCACTGAGCCAGCAGTTGGTGACGCTGGAAGCGGAAATGCAGCAGCAGCTGTTGATTCGTACCAAGCGCGGAGTGACGCCCACCGAGGCCGGCAAGGTACTCTATGCCCACGCCCAGTTGATCCTGCGCCAGTGCGAACAGGCGCTGAGCGATGTCACGTCCAGCAGCCAGGCACTGACCGGCAACGTCTCGGTGGGGCTTGCACCCGGCACAGCCGCCGCCAGCCTGGGAGTTCCCTTGCTCAAGCGTGTGCGCGAGCTACACCCTGGCATTACCCTCTACCTGAATGAAAACTACGGCGTCACGCTCAGTGAGCTGATCATGAGCGGGCGCATGGACATGGCAGTGCTGTACGGCGGGCGCGAAATCCACGGACTGAACTTTGTACCTTTGCTACGAGAAACCCTGTACCTGGTGAGCGCCGACGACGAACTGGCCAACCATCCGCAGCTTCCACTGGCGCGGGTTGCACAAATGAACCTGCTGTTGCCGCGGCAATACAACGTAGTACGGCAACTGGTGGATGAGGCCTTTGCTCGTCAGGCCTTACACCCGAGAGTAATCGCTGAAGTGGAGTCGGCCAGCACCCTGCGCAACGCGGTGGCCGAGCGTTTTGCCGCGACCATCCTGCCTGAATCGGCGGCAAAAGCGGTGGGTACAGAGCACGGCGTGCACATGTGCCGCATTGTTGAGCCAGTGATTGAGGCACCGCTGACACTGTGTCTGTCTGCGCACTTGCCCTTGTCGGTACCGGCGCAAGCGGTGAAAGCGATCCTGTTGGAGTTGGTGGCGCAGATGCGGGGGACGCTCTCTTCGGCTGCCTAG